Proteins co-encoded in one Desulfosporosinus sp. Sb-LF genomic window:
- a CDS encoding multiheme c-type cytochrome, which yields MKQSKLWRNVIAALIITIAAGYLFSMWSTSNKGDQATLSFAGNGGSCLTCHNRTTPGVVKQYGESKHAASKVACIDCHRGEPGGKLTVNHYENNIVLRPTPQNCSKCHPTQTTQFDHSRHGAPAWYAQTGASAFTDEQLKRYGLSSTGKYNDLYHMEGPEITKMACEVCHSIGKPNADGTFGDCAKCHAGHTFSKAQVRKPEICGSCHLGPDHPMKEIYEESIHGTIYANKGATWDWNAPAGTLSSKNFDAPTCAICHMSSFGAAQGTHDVGQRLSWKLTPAQAEKRVNWETHRVNMQTVCLECHAKTTIQTMYDNADKVVLKGNENVATAQTIIKKLKDDGLIPAAPFSSSIDFKGFEIWHHEGRRSRFGAFMNGPDYVQWHGFYEQLIDLTELKEKDAELRSKGVTATTSAQDTSKSTKIEGR from the coding sequence ATGAAGCAAAGTAAACTTTGGCGTAATGTGATCGCTGCTTTGATTATCACTATTGCAGCAGGTTATCTCTTCTCGATGTGGAGCACATCCAACAAGGGAGATCAAGCTACCCTTTCCTTTGCAGGAAATGGAGGAAGTTGTCTCACCTGCCATAATCGAACTACACCTGGTGTCGTTAAACAATACGGCGAAAGCAAGCATGCGGCAAGTAAGGTTGCATGTATCGATTGCCACCGAGGTGAACCTGGTGGCAAACTCACGGTGAATCATTATGAAAACAATATCGTCCTACGACCTACACCTCAAAATTGTTCCAAGTGCCATCCCACTCAAACTACACAATTCGATCATAGCCGTCATGGCGCGCCAGCATGGTATGCTCAAACAGGTGCATCCGCTTTTACTGATGAACAACTAAAGCGCTACGGGCTTTCATCTACAGGAAAATATAATGACCTTTATCATATGGAAGGCCCAGAAATCACTAAGATGGCTTGTGAAGTATGCCATAGTATCGGAAAGCCCAATGCCGACGGAACCTTTGGAGACTGTGCAAAATGCCACGCGGGACACACCTTTTCCAAGGCACAAGTTCGCAAACCCGAAATCTGTGGATCTTGCCACCTTGGTCCAGACCACCCCATGAAGGAAATTTACGAGGAGTCCATCCACGGTACGATCTATGCCAATAAAGGAGCCACTTGGGATTGGAATGCTCCTGCTGGCACATTATCTAGTAAGAACTTCGATGCCCCTACCTGCGCAATCTGTCATATGTCTTCATTCGGCGCTGCTCAAGGGACCCATGATGTCGGTCAACGCCTCAGTTGGAAACTGACCCCTGCCCAGGCAGAAAAGCGCGTAAATTGGGAGACACATCGTGTTAACATGCAAACGGTCTGTTTAGAGTGCCATGCTAAGACAACCATACAAACGATGTATGATAATGCGGATAAAGTTGTGTTAAAAGGAAATGAGAACGTTGCGACCGCGCAGACAATCATCAAAAAACTAAAAGATGACGGGCTAATTCCCGCCGCTCCCTTTTCGAGTTCGATTGATTTTAAAGGGTTCGAGATTTGGCACCATGAGGGACGACGCTCGCGGTTTGGTGCATTTATGAACGGTCCCGATTATGTTCAGTGGCATGGATTCTATGAACAGTTAATTGACCTCACTGAGCTTAAGGAGAAAGATGCCGAGCTTCGTAGCAAAGGGGTAACAGCTACAACATCAGCACAGGACACCAGTAAATCAACGAAAATAGAAGGTCGCTAA